In Bordetella holmesii ATCC 51541, the following proteins share a genomic window:
- a CDS encoding kinase/pyrophosphorylase family protein, which produces MTASPIVRTVYIVSDSTGITAETFSHSVLSQFEEVEFKPIRLPFIDTLQKAEETAARINRNADETGLPPIVFSTLVNPEILSRVRQANGIFLDLFGTFVSHIEQALGLKSSHSIGRSHMAADSEKYRNRIDAINFSLAHDDGQFVNQLDQADVILVGVSRCGKTPTSLYLAMQYAIKAANFPLTPDDFERNTLPKTIAPYRSKLFGLSIQPDRLAEVRNERRPNSQYATIEQCRYEVAEAERMMRREGISWLSTTTKSIEEIATTVLQEVGLGRY; this is translated from the coding sequence ATGACCGCAAGCCCGATAGTCCGCACTGTCTACATCGTCTCCGATAGCACCGGCATCACCGCCGAAACCTTCAGCCATTCGGTGCTGTCGCAATTCGAGGAGGTCGAATTCAAGCCCATCCGGCTACCATTTATCGACACGCTGCAGAAGGCCGAAGAAACGGCCGCCCGCATCAACCGCAACGCCGACGAAACCGGCCTGCCACCCATCGTCTTCAGCACCTTGGTCAATCCCGAGATCCTCTCGCGGGTCCGGCAGGCCAACGGGATCTTCCTCGATCTGTTCGGCACCTTCGTCAGTCACATCGAGCAGGCCCTTGGCCTGAAATCCAGCCACTCGATCGGTCGCTCACACATGGCGGCCGATTCCGAGAAATACCGCAACCGTATCGACGCCATCAACTTCAGCCTGGCGCACGACGACGGCCAGTTCGTCAATCAACTCGATCAGGCCGACGTCATCCTGGTGGGCGTATCGCGGTGTGGCAAGACGCCCACCAGCCTTTACCTCGCCATGCAATACGCCATCAAGGCGGCCAACTTCCCGCTCACGCCGGACGACTTCGAGCGCAACACGCTGCCTAAGACCATCGCGCCCTACCGCAGCAAACTCTTCGGGCTGTCCATCCAACCAGACCGCCTGGCCGAAGTGCGCAACGAACGCCGGCCCAACAGCCAGTACGCGACCATCGAGCAATGCCGCTACGAAGTCGCCGAAGCCGAGCGGATGATGCGCCGCGAAGGGATATCGTGGCTGTCGACCACGACGAAGTCCATCGAGGAAATCGCCACCACCGTGTTGCAGGAGGTGGGGCTGGGCCGCTATTGA